One window of Fusarium keratoplasticum isolate Fu6.1 chromosome 2, whole genome shotgun sequence genomic DNA carries:
- a CDS encoding Zn(2)-C6 fungal-type domain-containing protein, whose product MESNQQQQQDHQDLPRRRQQRKACDVCRRRKVRCDIVLRPEGPCSVCEKSGLECRSTAKWATPRRGSTAPRRTREGSSPRASLPEPELGADESTDNHLSLLGPGGPSPTQGKNSEDAANSNGQEQLAREGLARFFKHGIGAAAWAVFASTKSFRIAYVGTAVSNLVHLVDLHRSFRQPYSSIRGGGNRPLSENTGPETNTSLEGPPQEGSSASDQWGGGKPLHYPYPPIRQIKSWKPSADIWGTTTQDLATEVASFPAQQVRDALVLAYFEHIHPFLPIVSMPEFIASYRTPDKPPPLLLFQAVLMAGAHACSHPLVANHRHAVKHILFRRASMLYHMRHETDRIHLLQAAALFTWHVGDGDTVAGGPWYWSGIAVRIGCGLGAHRRSSQLPAIEMSQFRRCWWSVFVCEVFSALETGRPCAVRAEDIDQQPLCDDDITDTPGTAMSSTDPPEVRPDFLNRLVELAYIGLDIISLNSPSKDRHIDVNSIDARLGLWSLHSGISSVADDDDAWACHLRMHYNLILLHLHRNLYEPSSQSICSAAAQAIVTSLEQLSSRDELRQCHFTAVGAVTAAGIQFAAEIRAAVASQTFLVAINALERLARLLRSAMLLAQYWPNAEAVHSVFEELHREYQTLVTQHLQGEQVMVPESPPDWNRLLGGEGLQPFTNFASDQDWMNISSWADLL is encoded by the exons ATGGAGTccaaccagcagcagcagcaagatcaCCAGGACCTGCCCCGGCGACGTCAACAGCGCAAGGCCTGCGATGTATGCCGTCGTCGCAAGGTCCGATGCGACATTGTGCTACGTCCCGAAGGCCCCTGCTCCGTCTGTGAAAAGTCAGGCTTGGAGTGTCG TTCAACGGCGAAATGGGCAACACCCCGTCGTGGATCTACTGCTCCAAGACGTACTCGCGAAGGCAGCTCTCCCCGGGCATCTCTGCCGGAACCGGAACTCGGAGCCGATGAATCCACAGACAATCATCTCTCGCTTCTCGGACCCGGGGGTCCCTCGCCGACACAAGGCAAGAATTCTGAGGATGCAGCCAATTCCAATGGTCAGGAGCAGCTTGCCCGTGAGGGTCTTGCGCGCTTCTTCAAACACGGCATTGGCGCTGCCGCCTGGGCTGTCTTTGCCTCCACAAAGAGCTTCCGCATAGCATATGTGGGTACAGCAGTGTCCAACCTCGTCCACCTGGTAGATCTACACCGTTCATTCCGTCAACCATATTCTTCAATCCGCGGAGGCGGAAATCGACCACTCTCAGAAAACACCGGGCCTGAAACGAATACCTCACTCGAAGGACCGCCCCAAGAGGGAAGCTCTGCCAGTGACCAGTGGGGTGGTGGAAAACCTCTTCACTATCCATATCCCCCGATCCGACAGATCAAGTCATGGAAGCCCTCAGCGGATATCTGGGGGACGACAACGCAAGATCTGGCAACCGAGGTGGCATCCTTTCCCGCACAACAGGTCCGAGATGCTCTTGTGTTGGCCTACTTTGAACACATCCACCCTTTTCTTCCCATCGTCTCGATGCCCGAGTTCATAGCCAGCTACCGCACACCAGACAAGCCTCCACCGTTGCTACTCTTCCAGGCCGTTCTCATGGCTGGAGCACATGCATGCTCTCATCCGCTTGTGGCCAATCATCGCCATGCAGTCAAACATATTCTGTTCCGACGCGCCAGTATGCTATACCACATGAGGCACGAAACGGATAGAATACATCTTCTACAAGCCGCCGCCCTATTCACTTGGCACGTCGGAGATGGAGACACTGTTGCTGGCGGACCATGGTACTGGTCAGGCATCGCGGTGCGCATTGGATGCGGTCTTGGTGCTCATCGACGGAGTTCCCAGCTTCCGGCTATAGAAATGTCGCAGTTTAGACGGTGTTGGTGGTCGGTATTTGTATGCGAGGTCTTTTCAGCACTGGAGACTGGAAGACCGTGTGCAGTTCGAGCCGAGGATATAGATCAGCAGCCTCTTTGCGACGACGATATAACCGACACTCCGGGTACGGCCATGTCGTCGACTGATCCCCCCGAGGTCCGCCCTGATTTTCTCAACCGCCTTGTTGAGTTGGCTTATATCGgtctcgacatcatctctctcAATTCACCTTCAAAAGACCGTCACATAGACGTCAACTCGATCGACGCCAGGCTTGGCCTTTGGTCTCTGCACTCTGGTATCTCTTCAGttgccgacgacgatgacgccTGGGCCTGTCATCTCCGCATGCACTATAACCTCATTCTCTTACACCTTCACCGAAACCTATACGAGCCAAGCAGCCAGTCCATCTGTTCAGCTGCTGCCCAAGCCATCGTCACGTCTCTGGAACAGCTGAGTTCCCGCGACGAGCTCCGCCAATGTCACTTCACTGCCGTGGGGGCCGTAACAGCAGCAGGCATACAATTTGCAGCCGAGATCCGTGCAGCGGTCGCTTCGCAAACCTTTTTAGTCGCCATCAATGCCCTGGAAAGATTAGCTCGGTTACTCAGGTCGGCCATGCTCCTGGCACAATACTGGCCGAATGCAGAAGCCGTGCATAGCGTGTTTGAGGAACTTCACCGCGAATATCAGACGCTTGTGACTCAACATCTGCAGGGCGAGCAGGTCATGGTTCCAGAGAGTCCGCCGGATTGGAATAGGTTGCTAGGAGGCGAAGGACTGCAGCCGTTTACAAACTTTGCTTCGGATCAGGACTGGATGAATATCAGCAGCTGGGCAGACTTATTGTAG
- a CDS encoding Amidase, which translates to MHQSSWEARAAAKRAATLAKIPPPWRLAPQDLERASGQRDLTGSFINGLLDTQTVSITSLDSLPILESIRSGKLSATEVTTAFCKTAAVAHQINNCLHEIFFDEAFDRAKYLDDYYAKNNKTVGPLHGLPISLKDQFHVKGVDTTMGYVGWIGSNLGISEPKQRHKVESQIVTELLSLGAVLFCKTSLPQTLLFGETKNNLIGQTLNPHNQNLSCGGSSGGEAALMTLRGSSLGVGTDIGGSVRIPAGFCGVFSIKPTPERLSYCDVANTNPGQNTYRSTVGFLGTSLDALELLLKSVLSKKPWERDPSVVPIPFRQEVIDSYSSRVDERGHVKSTAKPLKIGFLWTDGVVGPHPPVLRGLRIVHDALKNLGHKVVDWEPPSQATAKRVHVSFLMADGAYDIHQHLDLSGEPLIPDLRQPFQLRQPIGLLEYQDLTLQGLAYEREYSDYWNSTADADGQEVDAVIMPVAPHAAVIPGKYYHTAYTEAINLMNYSAAVIPVTQADERTDVFDDSYEPLGDMDKLNWQSYDPAVYHGAPVGVQVVARKFEEEKALAIARIVYTAIQSIDAF; encoded by the exons ATGCATCAATCGTCGTGGGAGGCTCGCGCCGCTGCGAAGCGGGCTGCGACCCTCGCAAAGATCCCACCGCCGTGGAGACTTGCACCTCAAGACTTGGAGCGAGCCAGCGGGCAGCGCGACCTCACAGGCTCCTTCATCAACGGGCTCCTGGACACGCAGACTGTTTCCATCACATCTTTGGATAGCTTGCCGATCCTCGAATCCATCAGGAGTGGAAAGTTGTCTGCGACTGAGGTTACAACTGCCTTCTGCAAGACGGCGGCCGTTGCCCATCAAATC AACAATTGCCTCCACGAAATCTTCTTTGACGAAGCATTCGATCGGGCTAAATACCTGGACGACTACTATGCCAAAAACAACAAGACGGTCGGACCACTCCACGGCCTCCCCATCAGCCTCAAAGACCAGTTCCacgtcaagggcgtcgacaCTACAATGGGCTATGTAGGTTGGATCGGAAGCAATCTCGGCATCTCAGAGCCAAAGCAGAGACACAAAGTCGAGAGCCAGATTGTCACGGAGTTACTATCATTGGGAGCAGTCTTGTTCTGCAAGACCAGCCTTCCCCAGACACTACTCTTCGGCGAGACCAAGAACAACCTCATTGGACAGACACTGAATCCTCACAACCAGAACCTGTCCTGCGGCGGCTCCTCTGGGGGTGAAGCCGCGTTGATGACTCTCCGCGGGAGTTCTCTCGGAGTCGGCACCGACATTGGGGGCTCGGTTCGTATCCCTGCTGGCTTCTGCGGCGTCTTTTCCATCAAGCCAACTCCAGAGCGCCTATCGTACTGCGACGTGGCGAATACAAACCCTGGTCAGAATACTTACCGTTCGACTGTTGGATTCCTTGGAACGTCGCTAGATGCGCTGGAGCTTCTCTTGAAATCCGTTCTCAGCAAGAAACCATGGGAGCGTGACCCTTCGGTGGTGCCGATTCCTTTCCGCCAGGAAGTGATTGACTCGTACTCATCTCGAGTAGACGAGCGAGGCCATGTCAAGTCAACTGCGAAGCCTTTAAAGATAGGCTTCTTGTGGACAGACGGTGTTGTTGGACCCCACCCCCCTGTTCTCCGAGGTCTGCGAATTGTtcacgatgccctcaagaaCCTTGGCCACAAG GTAGTAGATTGGGAACCACCATCACAAGCGACAGCCAAGAGGGTTCAT GTATCCTTTCTCATGGCTGATGGTGCCTACGAcatccatcaacatctcgaCCTGTCAGGAGAGCCCTTGATTCCGGACCTAAGGCAGCCCTTTCAGCTTCGGCAACCAATTGGATTGCTGGAGTACCAGGATTTAACCCTCCAAGGCCTTGCCTATGAGCGCGAGTACTCTGACTACTGGAATTCTActgcagatgcagatg gccaagaagttgACGCGGTGATTATGCCTGTTGCTCCCCATGCAGCCGTGATTCCAGGAAAATACTACCATACCG CATACACCGAGGCAATCAATCTGATGAACTATTCGGCCGCGGTAATCCCTGTGACGCAAGCTGACGAGAGGACTGACGTCTTTGACGATTCTTACGAGCCATTGGGAGACATGGACAAGCTCAACTGGCAATCCT ATGACCCAGCCGTCTATCATGGGGCACCTGTCGGTGTCCAGGTTGTGGCGAGAaagtttgaggaggagaaggcccTGGCGATCGCTAGAATTGTATACACTGCGATTCAGAGCATCGATGCCTTTTGA